The Deltaproteobacteria bacterium genome has a window encoding:
- a CDS encoding carbamoyltransferase yields MNVIGISAYYHEASCCLLKDGELVAAAEEERFSRKKHDPRLPVAAFRYCLEEGGLSVADVNAVGYYESPTKKLSRQIWAGKTPETPAGLTWLESGRPEREIRELLGFEGPIHTFEHHLSHAASSFFYSGYESAAILTVDGVGEWATTTYGRGDGSNLELFEEVRFPHSIGLLYSTITGYLGFRVNGGEYKVMGLAPYGTPRYVDQIWQMISSREGGQYELNLEYFDFLQGAKMYSPAIADLFGQPPRVRESEMTQFHKDVARSLQVVLEELLLEKVRYLHSRVGGENLCMAGGVALNCVANGRVLRDGPFERLFVQPAAGDAGACMGAAALAHRALTGKRPSEKAQQDSCLGPRFESDGIAHLLEATGLEALDFRGREAELLETVVDRLVGGKVVGWFHGRMEFGPRALGARSILADPRDAGMRDRLNALVKKREAFRPFAPSILEERASEHLDLDHPSPFMLETCQVISPIDLPAITHVDRSARPQTVNRKASPRYAALIEAFERRTGCPILVNTSFNVRSEPIVCTPVDALCCMVSSDIECLVLEDFVIDRDRLPPHLPAAVADLYAQQGSPGGRVTETVYTFV; encoded by the coding sequence ATGAACGTCATCGGCATCTCCGCCTACTATCACGAGGCCTCGTGCTGTCTGCTGAAGGACGGGGAGCTCGTCGCCGCCGCCGAGGAGGAGCGCTTCAGTCGCAAGAAGCACGACCCCCGGCTGCCGGTCGCGGCCTTCCGCTACTGCCTCGAGGAGGGCGGGCTCTCGGTCGCGGACGTGAACGCCGTGGGGTACTACGAGTCCCCCACGAAGAAGCTCTCGCGGCAGATCTGGGCCGGCAAGACCCCCGAGACCCCCGCCGGGCTGACGTGGCTCGAGAGCGGCCGGCCGGAGCGCGAGATCCGCGAGCTGCTCGGCTTCGAGGGCCCGATCCACACCTTCGAACATCACCTCTCGCACGCCGCGAGCAGCTTCTTCTACTCGGGCTACGAGTCGGCCGCGATCCTGACCGTGGACGGCGTCGGAGAGTGGGCCACCACGACCTACGGCCGCGGTGACGGCTCGAACCTCGAGCTCTTCGAGGAGGTGCGCTTCCCGCACTCCATCGGCCTGCTCTACAGCACGATCACGGGCTACCTGGGCTTCCGCGTGAACGGCGGCGAGTACAAGGTCATGGGGCTCGCCCCGTACGGCACCCCGCGCTACGTGGACCAGATCTGGCAGATGATCTCCTCGAGGGAGGGGGGGCAGTACGAGCTGAACCTGGAGTACTTCGACTTCCTCCAGGGGGCGAAGATGTACTCGCCTGCCATCGCCGACCTCTTCGGGCAGCCGCCGCGCGTTCGCGAATCGGAGATGACCCAGTTCCACAAGGACGTGGCGCGAAGCCTCCAGGTCGTGCTGGAGGAGCTGCTGCTCGAAAAAGTGCGCTACCTGCATTCGCGCGTGGGCGGCGAGAACCTCTGCATGGCGGGGGGCGTCGCGCTCAACTGCGTGGCGAACGGGCGTGTCCTGCGCGACGGCCCCTTCGAACGGCTCTTCGTCCAGCCCGCGGCGGGGGACGCGGGGGCCTGCATGGGAGCGGCGGCGCTCGCGCATCGCGCCCTCACGGGCAAGCGCCCGAGCGAGAAGGCGCAGCAGGATTCCTGTCTGGGACCGCGCTTCGAGAGCGACGGCATCGCGCACCTGCTCGAGGCCACGGGCCTCGAGGCGCTCGACTTCCGCGGACGCGAGGCCGAGCTGCTCGAGACCGTCGTGGACCGCCTCGTAGGGGGCAAGGTCGTGGGGTGGTTTCACGGGCGCATGGAGTTCGGCCCTCGGGCCCTCGGCGCGCGCAGCATCCTGGCCGATCCGCGCGACGCCGGCATGCGGGACCGCCTGAACGCGCTGGTCAAGAAGCGCGAGGCGTTTCGCCCCTTCGCGCCGAGCATTCTCGAGGAGCGGGCCAGCGAGCATCTGGACCTCGACCACCCGTCGCCGTTCATGCTCGAGACCTGCCAGGTCATCTCGCCGATCGACCTGCCCGCGATCACCCACGTTGACCGGTCGGCCCGGCCGCAGACGGTGAACCGCAAGGCCTCTCCGCGCTACGCCGCGCTCATCGAGGCCTTCGAGCGCCGCACGGGCTGCCCGATCCTCGTCAACACCTCCTTCAACGTGCGCAGCGAGCCGATCGTCTGCACGCCCGTCGACGCGCTGTGCTGCATGGTGAGCTCGGACATCGAGTGCCTCGTGCTGGAGGACTTTGTCATCGACCGTGACCGGCTCCCGCCCCACCTGCCGGCCGCGGTGGCCGATCTCTACGCGCAGCAGGGTTCGCCCGGCGGTCGGGTCACCGAGACCGTCTACACCTTCGTCTAA